Proteins from one Candidatus Krumholzibacteriota bacterium genomic window:
- a CDS encoding chemotaxis protein CheD — MIYCDSNNQTVYIPTGQIGFGQSPEKLSTVLGACIALNLYNSIDKIGGMAHILYYGEGSDDRFAVNATRSLLSRLNNDSGRKQSIVAKIVGGNIGYSGLNSKLKRKNESILLNVVSLLVEENINIEGMHTGGQIERNVLFDLESGDVIINLGTKDLINRRIIVI, encoded by the coding sequence ATGATTTATTGTGATTCAAATAATCAGACGGTATATATCCCAACGGGACAGATCGGATTCGGTCAATCACCGGAGAAACTTTCGACTGTTCTGGGCGCTTGTATCGCTCTGAATCTTTATAACAGTATCGATAAGATCGGCGGCATGGCTCATATCCTCTATTACGGTGAAGGAAGCGATGATAGATTCGCGGTAAACGCGACCAGATCTCTTTTGTCCAGGTTGAACAACGACTCTGGGAGAAAACAGTCAATCGTAGCCAAGATCGTCGGAGGTAATATCGGATATAGCGGACTCAATTCTAAACTAAAAAGAAAAAATGAATCGATATTGTTGAATGTCGTATCTTTGTTGGTTGAGGAAAATATCAATATAGAAGGCATGCATACGGGGGGGCAGATTGAGAGAAATGTTCTTTTCGATCTGGAGTCAGGGGACGTCATTATCAATCTCGGGACAAAGGATCTTATCAACAGAAGGATAATTGTTATCTGA
- a CDS encoding chemotaxis protein CheA produces MTLSQSKFVVTFLTDAEDLVQQMENIFIELEEYPGNVELINNLFRSIHTLKGSSSFMGFKVLAGLAHAVENILDSVRSNRYEFTEDIINVIFDSFGLIKNLLEDIQKNATDNGRDISSMLGKIAAIESGQNEPSEEMKVSIKTDSALTDDNVVVSRKNQKLLGTGNISCSTLVSLLSDEEIKEINNNNAKGGIFYLKLDFELETSMPVARAMFVIRELDNKTNLLVTVPPIEYLEEEFNGTIDFLFETSLNENEIVDLLELDKIKISELKKIEKLQCRSENLEIMSDSEIKNAVPDDAKAAEVELENSRAELSRNNKFKDELNARREVIRVDIQKLDQLMNLAGELVTNRTRNNDLIRGIRDRFKSNREINDLYESIQEQSRIVSEIQEGIMNSRLVPVGAIFHSVPLVVREISRETGKQVKCTIRGESTELDKKLVDGIREAIMHVVRNAIDHGIELPEERIRLGKPENGQLLLEAYQEYNQIVIKIKDDGRGIEKEKIRRKIQDRKSPGQKNDKALSDHDLMTYIFLPGFSTMEDVTDRSGRGVGMDVVKKEIEKLKGSIQVESEEGKGTAVILRLPITLAIIQGLLVKSEENIYAIPIANVSEIIFVKRHMVNLNDCGEMLFRHNDKVLPIYTLGNLLEIKRDDPGNEFYVVILNYLDKIVGVIVDDLVGEREIVIKNLNGVFLDIGGIAGASIMGDGTVVLIIDIPVLLRKHTVKTQSMDVHRVKASVGSG; encoded by the coding sequence TTGACTTTATCACAAAGCAAGTTTGTTGTCACATTTTTGACTGACGCCGAAGACCTCGTTCAGCAGATGGAAAATATTTTCATTGAACTGGAAGAGTATCCCGGAAATGTCGAATTGATCAACAATTTATTCAGGTCTATACACACCCTGAAAGGATCTTCGTCCTTTATGGGTTTTAAGGTTCTGGCAGGGTTGGCCCATGCTGTCGAAAATATCCTCGATTCCGTCAGGAGTAACAGATATGAGTTTACCGAAGATATCATCAACGTGATTTTTGACAGTTTTGGTTTGATTAAAAACCTTCTTGAAGATATTCAGAAAAATGCGACTGACAACGGCCGTGATATTTCTTCAATGCTTGGAAAGATAGCGGCGATTGAATCAGGTCAGAATGAACCATCTGAAGAGATGAAAGTATCAATTAAGACGGACTCCGCCTTAACTGATGATAATGTCGTTGTTTCAAGAAAAAATCAAAAGTTGCTTGGAACTGGCAATATATCCTGCAGCACGTTGGTCAGTTTGCTGTCTGACGAAGAGATCAAGGAAATCAATAACAATAACGCAAAAGGCGGCATCTTTTATCTAAAGCTTGATTTTGAGCTTGAAACATCGATGCCTGTTGCCAGAGCGATGTTTGTAATAAGGGAACTCGATAATAAAACGAACCTGTTGGTCACCGTACCGCCGATTGAATATCTCGAGGAAGAATTCAACGGAACAATCGATTTTCTTTTTGAGACTTCACTGAATGAGAATGAAATCGTCGATCTGCTCGAACTTGACAAAATAAAAATAAGTGAACTGAAAAAAATTGAAAAACTTCAGTGTCGAAGTGAAAACCTGGAGATCATGTCAGACAGTGAGATTAAGAATGCTGTACCAGATGATGCCAAAGCCGCCGAAGTTGAATTGGAGAATAGCAGGGCGGAATTGTCGCGAAATAATAAATTTAAAGATGAACTCAACGCGAGACGTGAAGTGATCAGGGTCGATATTCAAAAACTCGATCAACTGATGAATCTTGCGGGCGAGCTAGTGACGAACAGAACAAGAAATAATGATCTTATAAGAGGTATCAGGGACAGATTCAAATCGAACAGGGAAATCAATGATCTGTATGAAAGCATTCAAGAGCAGAGCCGAATAGTAAGCGAGATACAGGAAGGAATAATGAATAGCAGGCTTGTACCTGTCGGCGCGATATTTCATAGCGTCCCGCTTGTTGTTCGCGAAATCAGCAGGGAAACTGGCAAACAGGTTAAGTGTACTATTCGTGGTGAAAGCACTGAACTTGACAAGAAGCTTGTAGATGGGATCCGGGAAGCAATAATGCATGTCGTCAGGAACGCGATCGATCATGGAATCGAACTGCCGGAAGAAAGGATTAGGCTGGGTAAACCTGAAAACGGTCAGCTATTGCTTGAAGCGTATCAGGAATACAATCAGATAGTCATTAAGATCAAAGATGATGGTAGGGGAATAGAAAAGGAGAAAATACGCAGAAAAATTCAGGATCGTAAGTCGCCAGGGCAGAAAAATGACAAAGCGTTGAGCGATCACGATCTGATGACGTACATATTCCTGCCTGGTTTTTCTACTATGGAAGATGTCACTGACCGATCGGGGCGTGGAGTCGGAATGGATGTCGTTAAAAAAGAGATAGAAAAACTGAAAGGGTCTATCCAGGTCGAGTCCGAAGAGGGTAAGGGGACGGCTGTAATATTAAGATTGCCGATCACTCTGGCTATCATCCAGGGATTGCTTGTAAAGAGTGAAGAGAATATTTACGCGATACCGATTGCAAATGTGTCGGAAATCATCTTCGTAAAACGTCATATGGTCAATTTAAATGATTGTGGAGAAATGTTGTTTCGTCACAATGATAAGGTCCTACCGATCTATACTCTTGGCAATCTGCTGGAAATAAAGAGGGATGACCCTGGGAACGAATTCTATGTCGTTATCTTGAACTACCTTGACAAAATAGTGGGAGTAATTGTCGATGATCTCGTGGGGGAACGGGAAATAGTCATTAAAAACCTTAATGGAGTATTTCTGGATATAGGTGGAATCGCCGGAGCATCTATAATGGGGGATGGAACAGTCGTGTTGATCATTGATATCCCGGTATTATTGAGAAAACACACTGTTAAGACGCAGAGTATGGACGTTCATAGAGTGAAAGCAAGCGTCGGATCAGGATAG
- a CDS encoding protein-glutamate O-methyltransferase CheR, which translates to MQKSKINNYLSSDDFNWFRRFIESEVGIRIHDNKHIFMTNRLIKRVERLGIDSINEYRRFLETSDQRFFEKRKLFEEIVTSESSFFRYQIQYDMLGNKIVPEFVSERIDKGHYVKIISLGSSYGQEIYSAAMVIAEKLSVEDRFFVKLSAADISEKNINKAKAGYYEEYDLKEIPGRYIDNYFFKENGGFRLSPKIINLVEFSQFNLISENWNPYKNADLIFCRNTIIYFGEKKREYVLNRISHSLRKGGYLFLGHSEMIDPKKHGLVQLGNSILRKV; encoded by the coding sequence GTGCAAAAATCAAAGATAAATAATTATTTAAGCAGCGATGATTTCAACTGGTTTCGCAGATTCATTGAATCAGAGGTCGGGATAAGAATCCATGATAACAAACACATCTTTATGACCAACAGGCTCATAAAAAGGGTCGAAAGACTTGGAATAGATTCTATAAACGAATATAGAAGATTTCTCGAAACAAGCGATCAGCGTTTCTTCGAGAAAAGAAAGCTGTTTGAGGAGATCGTCACCTCGGAAAGCTCGTTTTTCAGATACCAGATTCAATATGACATGCTTGGGAATAAGATAGTCCCCGAGTTTGTCAGCGAACGGATCGACAAAGGACATTATGTAAAGATCATCTCTTTGGGATCATCATATGGCCAGGAGATCTATTCGGCGGCTATGGTCATCGCGGAAAAATTGTCGGTTGAGGACAGATTTTTTGTAAAACTGTCGGCTGCTGATATTTCGGAGAAAAATATCAATAAAGCAAAAGCCGGGTACTATGAAGAATATGATCTTAAGGAAATACCGGGTCGCTATATCGATAACTATTTTTTCAAGGAAAACGGTGGGTTCCGGCTGTCACCAAAGATAATAAATCTCGTTGAATTCTCCCAGTTTAATCTGATTTCAGAAAATTGGAATCCATATAAAAATGCTGACCTGATATTTTGCAGAAACACAATAATATACTTCGGCGAGAAAAAGAGGGAGTATGTCCTCAATCGTATTTCCCATAGTCTGCGTAAAGGCGGATACCTGTTTCTCGGGCATTCAGAGATGATCGATCCAAAGAAACACGGATTGGTCCAACTTGGAAACAGTATTTTGAGAAAGGTATGA
- a CDS encoding purine-binding chemotaxis protein CheW, with translation MNDENTEKKSILMCVNFKLGEEWYGQDISSIQEVNRVQEITDVPGSPEYILGVINIMGNVIPVMDLRKRLGLPDMAMTTKSRVIVVEHEESLLGLLVDSVHHVIEIPFNMISDTPETAVTKRNKFISGIGRLKDKLIFILDIGKIFDEEFKSKIDHHKLEKEIIEG, from the coding sequence ATGAACGATGAAAATACCGAGAAAAAATCAATATTGATGTGCGTCAATTTCAAACTTGGTGAAGAATGGTACGGGCAGGATATCTCGTCCATCCAGGAGGTAAACCGGGTACAGGAGATCACTGATGTACCAGGATCTCCCGAATACATCCTTGGTGTCATAAACATCATGGGAAATGTCATCCCCGTTATGGATCTGCGTAAAAGACTTGGCTTGCCAGACATGGCAATGACCACAAAAAGCCGCGTGATTGTAGTTGAACATGAGGAATCATTGCTTGGGTTGCTTGTCGATTCTGTTCATCATGTCATTGAGATACCATTCAATATGATATCAGACACACCTGAAACCGCGGTGACGAAAAGGAACAAATTCATAAGTGGAATTGGCAGGCTGAAAGATAAACTGATTTTCATCCTCGATATAGGAAAGATCTTTGATGAGGAATTCAAGAGCAAGATCGATCACCACAAACTGGAGAAAGAAATTATCGAGGGGTAG
- the lnt gene encoding apolipoprotein N-acyltransferase: protein MYRDIRINIKLILVEIVYFDYNPPRLAVEGRCLKRREFIFYWKDEIIAGFSGGLLMAAAFPPFPTRILSLVALVPLIRYFLVVFPRVVWRKNALKKGFWVGYLFGIAFFSILLYWIANLIPESSINMSWILIPAVILFVLYLSCFTGLFTLLLSWLIKRFGIRAVFTAPALWALIEFIRSNGELAFSWGLISSSLVPYPIALQGLSIYGPFGLSMVIVLLNVLIAFIIFSSDKKHKALASVVLAVVTISHLAYGNMRIGQIDRDITDNRSREDIAIVQPNVNLGIKWKPEYRDSIFVQIDELTKRGAELGAKLVIFPETAAPVSVSHSTRYRNWLKRISNNSGVDLLIGYINHIQEGEKWIGFNACGLFDKKGELTAQYEKIKLLPFGEKVPFSQYFPGLEKIDFGQANFKHGENMTIFDSVAGKFGTLICFESTFTEYARKYIRNGAQFLVNITNDGWFGSSRGAMQHAEMPVLRAVENGVSLIRAANTGISMSVDPAGRVKYSIDLNKNGMFITPVTILRKMTFYCKYGQLSFFLMFLGNLFIILLPVLFQKH, encoded by the coding sequence TTGTATCGAGATATTCGGATAAATATTAAATTAATATTGGTTGAAATAGTGTATTTTGATTATAATCCACCGCGATTGGCAGTTGAAGGGAGATGTTTGAAGAGAAGAGAATTTATATTTTACTGGAAGGATGAGATTATCGCCGGATTTTCTGGCGGGTTGCTCATGGCAGCCGCTTTCCCTCCTTTTCCAACAAGGATCTTATCTCTTGTTGCTCTTGTTCCGCTGATAAGATATTTTTTAGTCGTTTTTCCGCGGGTTGTCTGGCGAAAGAATGCCCTTAAGAAAGGATTCTGGGTCGGGTATCTGTTTGGCATCGCCTTTTTCTCGATTCTCCTCTACTGGATAGCCAACCTTATTCCCGAGTCAAGTATCAATATGTCGTGGATCCTTATTCCAGCGGTGATTCTGTTTGTATTGTACCTTTCATGTTTTACGGGGCTTTTTACCCTGTTATTATCATGGCTTATAAAACGTTTTGGAATAAGAGCTGTTTTTACGGCTCCAGCGCTCTGGGCACTGATCGAATTCATACGCAGTAATGGTGAACTTGCTTTTTCATGGGGATTGATTTCAAGTTCTCTTGTGCCCTATCCGATCGCTCTCCAGGGGTTGTCTATATATGGCCCATTTGGATTATCGATGGTTATTGTCCTCCTGAATGTGCTGATAGCCTTCATTATCTTTTCCAGCGATAAAAAGCATAAAGCCTTGGCTTCGGTTGTTCTGGCCGTTGTTACGATATCTCATCTTGCGTATGGGAACATGCGGATCGGGCAGATAGACAGGGATATTACTGATAACAGATCCAGGGAGGATATCGCTATCGTACAACCGAATGTCAATTTAGGAATTAAATGGAAACCGGAATATCGTGATTCTATTTTTGTTCAAATTGATGAACTGACGAAGAGAGGTGCCGAGCTTGGAGCGAAATTAGTAATATTCCCTGAGACGGCAGCGCCTGTCTCGGTAAGTCACTCCACTCGATACAGAAACTGGTTAAAGAGGATTTCAAACAATTCGGGAGTCGATCTTCTGATCGGGTACATAAATCATATTCAGGAAGGTGAAAAGTGGATAGGATTCAACGCTTGTGGATTGTTCGACAAAAAAGGTGAATTGACCGCTCAGTATGAAAAGATAAAGCTTTTGCCCTTTGGCGAAAAGGTGCCATTCAGCCAATATTTCCCCGGCCTGGAAAAGATTGATTTTGGACAGGCCAATTTCAAACATGGTGAAAATATGACTATTTTTGATTCCGTTGCGGGCAAATTTGGCACTCTGATCTGTTTCGAATCGACGTTTACTGAATATGCAAGAAAATATATTAGAAATGGAGCCCAGTTTTTAGTCAATATTACAAATGACGGCTGGTTCGGAAGCTCGAGGGGAGCAATGCAACATGCCGAAATGCCAGTTCTTCGTGCTGTCGAAAACGGAGTATCACTTATCCGGGCAGCTAACACCGGCATTTCGATGTCCGTAGACCCTGCCGGAAGGGTCAAGTATTCCATTGATTTAAACAAGAATGGAATGTTCATTACTCCGGTGACGATATTAAGGAAAATGACATTTTACTGCAAATATGGGCAGCTATCATTCTTCCTGATGTTTCTCGGGAATCTATTCATAATTCTTCTTCCTGTTCTTTTTCAAAAGCACTGA
- a CDS encoding sigma-54-dependent Fis family transcriptional regulator yields the protein MGLRKLDWDILNLGNNFYIWKDFFFSKGIFREEEHLENLIDEFLRILCHFCDLESAYLRAFYQEDEKRLKIIDHRHQYDKQPSRTDIIRGRQISFLFPEMSGGGNFHDRDEKEDLSFPVGFPGIVTCNQPVCYQDGWVLDNLGNGKWVFRGRIHRLDTEVRIVCRRSLDGAMIQNLYAASRFMDLLEPILNIAGINVISENTDSGRTACSGQKYSIKDLDPPLFGFSPGVIKLKNQLKNIASSKIPVLIEGENGTGKEIVARNIHNLNPGRVGPLVIINCMELPPSLLQSELFGHVKGSFTGAMNNRRGLVESAGGGTFFLDEIGEMPLHLQAALLRVIQEKEIRRVGESQRRKIDVRFVFATNRDLASQVKEKRFREDLYYRIKGVRLYIPPLRQRKEDILLLARHFLDTGSSKRGRKNPQISAGAARDLLSYNWPGNVRELKNEIERAIALFPDNPLLLSEMFSSSVRNYNIDLSQGSDFEDQTLPAAVNRLELKMIEKTLKRFSGNRTRSAEMLGITRQGLLKKMKRLSLSGKDFQASGSLARDG from the coding sequence TTGGGCTTAAGGAAACTTGACTGGGATATTTTAAATTTAGGAAATAATTTTTATATCTGGAAGGATTTCTTCTTTTCAAAAGGGATATTCCGGGAGGAAGAACATTTGGAAAACCTGATAGACGAATTCTTAAGGATACTTTGTCATTTCTGTGATTTGGAGTCTGCTTATCTGCGTGCGTTTTATCAAGAGGATGAAAAGCGGCTCAAGATCATCGATCATCGTCATCAATACGATAAACAGCCTTCAAGAACAGATATCATTAGAGGTAGGCAAATATCATTCCTGTTTCCTGAAATGTCAGGAGGTGGTAACTTCCATGACAGAGATGAAAAGGAGGATTTATCCTTCCCGGTCGGATTCCCAGGTATTGTGACGTGCAATCAACCTGTTTGCTATCAAGATGGATGGGTTCTGGATAACCTTGGTAACGGGAAATGGGTATTCAGAGGCAGAATTCATCGGTTGGACACAGAGGTCAGGATCGTATGTCGAAGGTCTCTTGACGGGGCGATGATACAAAATCTTTATGCCGCGAGTAGATTCATGGATCTGCTTGAACCAATATTGAACATAGCGGGAATCAATGTAATTTCCGAAAATACCGATTCAGGGAGAACGGCTTGTTCAGGGCAAAAATATTCGATTAAGGATTTAGATCCCCCACTTTTCGGATTTTCGCCCGGAGTTATAAAATTAAAAAATCAGTTGAAGAATATAGCCTCCAGCAAGATTCCAGTTTTAATAGAAGGTGAAAATGGTACTGGGAAGGAGATTGTCGCCCGAAATATTCATAACCTCAATCCCGGGAGAGTGGGTCCACTAGTCATTATCAACTGTATGGAACTGCCGCCGTCACTGCTCCAAAGCGAACTGTTCGGGCATGTAAAAGGCTCTTTTACAGGAGCGATGAATAATAGACGCGGATTAGTGGAAAGCGCGGGAGGTGGAACGTTTTTCCTTGATGAGATTGGAGAGATGCCCCTGCACCTTCAAGCGGCATTGCTTAGAGTCATTCAGGAAAAGGAGATAAGACGTGTGGGAGAAAGTCAGAGGCGGAAGATCGATGTAAGGTTTGTATTTGCCACAAACAGAGATCTTGCCAGTCAGGTGAAAGAAAAAAGGTTCAGAGAAGATTTATACTACAGGATAAAGGGAGTCCGATTATATATCCCTCCATTGAGGCAAAGAAAAGAAGACATATTGCTTCTCGCCAGACATTTTCTAGATACTGGTTCCAGTAAGCGTGGAAGAAAAAATCCACAGATCTCTGCCGGAGCCGCAAGGGATCTTTTGTCGTACAACTGGCCTGGAAATGTCAGAGAACTAAAAAATGAAATTGAAAGAGCCATTGCTCTTTTTCCCGATAATCCGCTTCTGCTTTCAGAGATGTTCTCGTCTTCAGTACGGAATTACAACATTGATCTTTCACAGGGATCGGATTTTGAAGATCAGACTCTGCCAGCAGCTGTAAACCGGCTGGAACTGAAGATGATTGAGAAAACACTTAAACGTTTTTCCGGAAACAGGACTCGGTCAGCAGAAATGCTCGGGATAACACGGCAAGGCCTGCTGAAAAAAATGAAGCGTCTTTCTTTAAGCGGAAAGGACTTCCAAGCATCGGGATCACTCGCCAGAGATGGTTGA
- a CDS encoding PqqD family protein: protein MKEKIEVNLLELIPEKLIDQETDENGMITLLVPRFRNRFLKIMNDRSPHRRFVKMKLDEIGSCAWSSIDGKKNIRQIGETLRENFGEQIEPCYDRLSMFMTKLEYEKYIRYINLDHQIAGTE from the coding sequence GTGAAAGAGAAAATAGAAGTAAATCTGCTGGAATTAATTCCTGAGAAGCTGATTGATCAGGAAACTGATGAAAACGGGATGATAACGCTTTTAGTTCCAAGATTTAGAAATCGTTTTCTGAAAATAATGAACGACCGGTCCCCACATAGAAGATTTGTAAAGATGAAGCTTGATGAAATCGGTAGTTGCGCATGGTCCAGTATCGATGGAAAGAAAAACATAAGACAGATCGGCGAGACACTGCGGGAAAATTTCGGAGAACAGATCGAGCCATGTTATGATCGTCTGAGTATGTTCATGACAAAACTCGAATACGAAAAGTACATCAGGTATATCAATCTGGATCATCAAATAGCCGGTACGGAGTGA